The Deltaproteobacteria bacterium genomic interval TGACGCATCTTTGCCTTAAACTTGTCGTAAAATTTGAGTCTATAGCATTGATAACTCCACTATTGCCGTCAGAAACGCATAAAATAGGGTCTTTAAGGCCCCGCAGCTTAAGATCTGATACAAACCTTTTTAACCCCCTATATGATGTGGACAGATTCAGTGCGAACATCTATATAGGGTGTTAAAAAGACACTTAACGTGTTCTGATCAAAAAGAAATAGAGTTTACTGCAATGTAAATGAAATTTTTCAAACTCTGAAGGCTATTGGTAGGTTATCAGATACGTCTCAAAATTAATGACTCGATCATCGCGATCTCAATGGCCGAGGTCTTTCGCATGCTATGACTCAATGCGCTCTTAGATCTATCAAACTAAGATCGTTAGAAGTTCGGAACTCCTCAGAGCGAAAAGTAAAACTGTATCAGCTTCTCAATTAGTCTTTCTTTAGAAATCCTCTGATCGTTAAAATTAGAATCGCGAGAATAGAACTTGCGATCTGAGATATGTACAATTAAAGTTTCAATTTGTGAGCCAGACTGTAGGCCGCAACTCAAGTGAAGCTATAGAGCACCGTCATGTACTGAACAGAGTATAGATGCCGAGACTGTATGTTATGAGCGAAGGCAACAGGCCAACTTCTGGAAGAGGGAGCAGCGATCCATCGGTGTCCGAGGGCGTGGCATGCAGATAATTAGTTAAGTTAGGAACTTGGGAGATCCAGGAAAGGTTAAAGGGATGTTCAAATCAAAATCGAGTTTCACAACTAGACAAGATTCATTCTTTTTCTGGAAGTCAGATGAACCCATAGTAGCAAAGAAATGTGATAATGCGCACGGAGCGAAGGGGTTCACAAAATTTGGACCGCAAACACTTAACCCAGCAGTTGATTTCTCCCCCAGAAGTGGAAAGATATTTAATTTTCTTAACTTCACATTTTATTGGTGCAGGTTTTTATGTCCATTAACTTGAAACTATATTTTGAAGAGCCCGTTGCCTTAATAGGGCACGGCGGGTTCTGTGAGGAGATTGCTCCTTCTAGAAAGAAGGGTTAGGTTTACTCGATGATTTCAATCATTTTGGAGGTCCTGCGACTTTATTTT includes:
- a CDS encoding transposase produces the protein MFALNLSTSYRGLKRFVSDLKLRGLKDPILCVSDGNSGVINAIDSNFTTSLRQRCV